The Bombus vancouverensis nearcticus chromosome 2, iyBomVanc1_principal, whole genome shotgun sequence genome window below encodes:
- the LOC117160124 gene encoding uncharacterized protein LOC117160124: MKSHVKDVFNKKQSEYVSNGKQPFNKKQYRLQKYSNKYKVSQWEQRRKKAVVREFYKQIGKDQQQNLKKFAFEADDQNEHEKHQRKISAFHKARQEFLDRRNEQQRQEEKACRVKAEREEALKRYKEKRMQTYKQLSRKTRKGQPVMNVRIEMLLEKIQQQVAR; this comes from the exons ATGAAGAGCCATGTAAAGgatgtttttaataaaaaacaGTCGGAATATGTAAGCAATGGAAAACAGCCATTTAACAAAAAGCAGTATAGACTGCAGAAGTACAGTAATAAATACAAAG TTAGTCAATGGGAGCAACGCAGGAAGAAAGCTGTTGTACGAGAATTTTACAAGCAAATTGGCAAGGACCAGCAACAAAATCTAAAGAAATTCGCTTTCGAAGCTGATGATCAAAACGAACACGA GAAACATCAGAGAAAGATAAGTGCGTTTCATAAAGCAAGACAGGAATTTCTCGATAGAAGGAATGAACAGCAGAGGCAAGAGGAAAAAGCTTGCCGAGTGAAAGCGGAAAGAGAGGAAGCGCTGAAAAGGTATAAAGAGAAAAGAATGCAAACGTACAAACAACTTTCGAGGAAAACAAGAAAAGGACAACCTGTTATGAATGTTAGGATAGAAATGTTACTTGAGAAGATACAGCAGCAGGTGGCACGATGA